The genomic window GCCCACCGTCCTGGACGGCTGCCACCCGGGCATGGCGGTGGTCCGCGAGGAGGTGTTCGGCCCCGTCCTCACCGTCGAACTCTTCGACGACGAGGACGAGGTGGTGGCCCTGGCCAACGACACCCCGTACGGTCTGGCGGGCGCCGTGTGGACGCAGGACACCGGACGCGGCGAGCGCGTCGCATCCCGGCTCCGGCTCGGCACCGTCTGGATCAACGACTACCACCCGTACGTGCCGCAGGCCGAATGGGGCGGCTTCAAGCAGTCCGGCACCGGCCGCGAACTCGGCCCGTCCGGCCTGCGCGAGTACCAGGAGTCCAAGCACATCTGGCGCACCATCACCCCCGCCGCCCAGCACTGGTTCGGTGGCTGACGCGGCATCACTGCACTCCCCCGGCCGCCACGTCCGCACCTGCCGACTCCACCCGGTCCGCGCCGCAAGCACGTCCCCCGACCCCCTTGCCTGCCACTGGAGCGACCATGAGCAACCCGGGAACCACCAGGACCACCGCGCCCCCACCCACCAACGACTCCACCGACCTCGCGCGCTTCGGCTACCAGCAGGAACTCCAGCGCTCCCTCGGTTCCTTCTCCAGCTTCGCCGCGGGCTTCAGCTACATCTCGATCATGACCGGCGTGTTCCAGCTCTTCGGCTTCGGCTTCGCCTCCGGCGGCCCGGCCTTCGTCTGGACCTGGCCGCTGGTCTTCATCGGCCAGGGGGCCGTCGCCCTCTGCTTCGCCGAGATGGCAGGCCAGTTCCCACTGGCCGGTGGCGTGTACCAGTGGTCGAAACAGATCGCGCGACCGGTCGCCTCGTGGATGGCCGGCTGGATCATGACCATCGGCGCGATCGTCACCGCGGCCGCCGTCGCCGTCGCGTACCAGGTCATCCTGCCGCAGGTCTCGCTGGCCTTCCAGGTCGTCGGCGGCGCCGCCGACGCCGGAGTGACGACCACGCCGAACGGCGCGCAGAACGCGATCGTCCTCGCCCTGGGCCTGGTCGTGTTCACCACGATCGTCAACATCGTGGGCGTCCGCCTGATGGCGAAGATCAACAACCTGGGCGTCGCCGTCGAGCTCATCGGCGTCACCCTGCTCATCATCATGCTCGCGGTGCACATCAAGCGCGGCCCACAGGTCGTCCTGCACACCGCGGGCACCGGTGCCGGTCACTCGTGGGGCTACCTGGGCGCCTTCCTGGTGGCGTCGATCATGAGCGCGTACGTCTTCTACGGCTTCGACACGGCCGGCATGCTGGCCGAGGAGACCACCGAGCCGCGCCGCCACGCCCCCCGGGCGATCCTGCGGGCCGTCACCGCCGCCTTCCTGGCCGGCGGGCTGCTCATGCTCGTCGGGATGATGGCGGTCGGCAACATCAACGCCTCGGAGCTCGGCACGCTCGGCATGCCCTACCTGGTCAAGTCCACCCTCGGCACCGGCCTGGGCGACGCCTTCCTGATCTGCTCGGCGATCGCCATCACGGTCTGCTGCCTCGCCGTGCAGACCGCCGCCATCCGACTGCTCTTCTCCATGGCCCGCGACGGACGCCTCCCCTTCGGCGCCGCGCTGGCCAAGGTCTCCCCCAGGTCCAGCACCCCGGTCGCGCCGGCTGTCGTCACCGGCGTGCTGACCATCGCCCTGCTGCTCGTCAACATCGGCAACCAGCGGGTCTTCTACATCCTCACCTCGGTCGCCATCATCCTCTTCTACCTGCCCTACCTGCTGGTCACCGCCCCGATGCTGCTGCGCCGCCTGCGGGGCCGGTGGCCGCGCGCGGACCACGGCCCGTACTTCTCCCTGGGCCGCTGGGGTCTGGTCGTGAACATCGTGGCCGTCGGCTACGGCGTGGCCATGACCGTCAATCTGGCGTGGCCGCGAGCCGCCGTCTACGGCGACGACCACTGGTACTACACGTGGGGCGCCATCGTCTTCACCGCGGTGGTCTCGGCCGTCGGCGGCCTGCTGTACCTGCGCTACGGCAGCCGCGGCGGCACACCGCAGCACACCGCCGCCGAGCCGGTGACG from Kitasatospora sp. NBC_01250 includes these protein-coding regions:
- a CDS encoding amino acid permease encodes the protein MSNPGTTRTTAPPPTNDSTDLARFGYQQELQRSLGSFSSFAAGFSYISIMTGVFQLFGFGFASGGPAFVWTWPLVFIGQGAVALCFAEMAGQFPLAGGVYQWSKQIARPVASWMAGWIMTIGAIVTAAAVAVAYQVILPQVSLAFQVVGGAADAGVTTTPNGAQNAIVLALGLVVFTTIVNIVGVRLMAKINNLGVAVELIGVTLLIIMLAVHIKRGPQVVLHTAGTGAGHSWGYLGAFLVASIMSAYVFYGFDTAGMLAEETTEPRRHAPRAILRAVTAAFLAGGLLMLVGMMAVGNINASELGTLGMPYLVKSTLGTGLGDAFLICSAIAITVCCLAVQTAAIRLLFSMARDGRLPFGAALAKVSPRSSTPVAPAVVTGVLTIALLLVNIGNQRVFYILTSVAIILFYLPYLLVTAPMLLRRLRGRWPRADHGPYFSLGRWGLVVNIVAVGYGVAMTVNLAWPRAAVYGDDHWYYTWGAIVFTAVVSAVGGLLYLRYGSRGGTPQHTAAEPVTNDGLATEA